One Deltaproteobacteria bacterium DNA window includes the following coding sequences:
- the trxB gene encoding thioredoxin-disulfide reductase has protein sequence MSHKIIIVGSGCAGCTAAIYAARANLNPLMIEGLQPGGQLTITSEVENYPGFPKGIQGPELMQLMKEQAVRFGTEVISADVSKVDFSNRPFKVWIADKLYEGETVIVSTGASAIWLGLENEKKLWGKGVSACATCDAFFFKDQHVVVVGGGDTAMEEATFLAKFASHVTVVHRRNELRASRIMQQRALTDPKIKFIWDSAVVDVKDVSKDKVTAVTIANLKTNEKSDLACDGLFVAIGHQPNTELFKGQLELDVKGYIAMKKLPSMATSVPGVFACGDVQDVVYRQAVTAAGTGCMAAIDAERFLNHQ, from the coding sequence ATGTCACACAAAATTATCATTGTAGGTTCGGGTTGTGCGGGGTGCACGGCGGCAATTTATGCCGCAAGGGCGAATTTGAATCCGCTCATGATTGAAGGTTTGCAACCGGGCGGACAACTCACCATTACTTCCGAAGTTGAAAATTATCCCGGGTTTCCAAAGGGCATTCAAGGTCCGGAACTCATGCAATTGATGAAGGAACAGGCGGTGCGTTTTGGGACCGAGGTGATTTCTGCCGATGTCAGCAAAGTTGATTTTTCCAATCGACCCTTCAAGGTTTGGATTGCGGACAAACTTTATGAAGGAGAAACCGTTATCGTTTCGACAGGTGCTTCGGCCATATGGCTAGGACTTGAAAATGAAAAAAAGTTGTGGGGAAAAGGAGTTTCCGCCTGCGCCACTTGCGATGCTTTCTTTTTCAAGGATCAGCATGTTGTGGTGGTGGGTGGCGGCGACACGGCCATGGAAGAGGCAACATTCCTCGCCAAGTTTGCGAGCCACGTTACGGTTGTTCACCGTCGCAATGAACTGCGTGCCTCGCGGATCATGCAACAGCGGGCGCTGACCGATCCCAAAATAAAATTTATCTGGGACTCGGCTGTTGTGGATGTCAAAGATGTTTCCAAAGATAAAGTAACCGCCGTCACAATTGCCAACCTCAAAACAAATGAGAAGAGCGATCTTGCCTGTGATGGTCTGTTTGTCGCCATCGGACATCAACCCAACACGGAACTCTTCAAGGGACAACTGGAACTCGATGTTAAAGGATACATCGCGATGAAAAAACTTCCATCCATGGCAACCAGCGTTCCCGGCGTTTTTGCCTGCGGTGATGTGCAGGATGTTGTTTACCGCCAAGCCGTAACCGCG